Proteins encoded within one genomic window of Gemmatimonadota bacterium:
- a CDS encoding quinone oxidoreductase codes for MRAVRVSEHGGPEVLRLEELPLPQPGAGEARVRIALAGVNYIDVYQRTGLYPQNLPFTPGSEAAGVVDAVGARVTGVHPGDRVAYATTLGSYAEYAIVPAASLVPVPEGIDLAAAAALLLQGLTAHYLTQTTVPLQPGQTVLVHAAAGGVGLLLVQLARRRGARVLATVSTEAKAELARSAGAAEAVLYTREDFPTAARRFTGGRGLDVVYDGVGRSTFEGSLDSLRPRGMLVLYGQASGAVPPLDPLLLARKGSLFLTRPVLGDYLRDRAELLDRARDLFGWLEAGEVRVRIDRVLPLAEAAEAHRLLEARSTAGKLLLECVAAPSVVAA; via the coding sequence ATGCGCGCGGTGCGGGTGAGCGAACATGGCGGCCCCGAGGTGCTCCGGCTGGAGGAGCTGCCGCTGCCGCAGCCGGGCGCGGGTGAGGCGCGCGTGCGCATCGCCCTGGCCGGCGTCAACTACATTGATGTCTACCAACGCACCGGCCTCTACCCCCAGAATCTTCCCTTCACGCCGGGTTCCGAGGCGGCGGGAGTGGTAGATGCCGTGGGCGCCCGCGTCACCGGAGTGCACCCGGGTGACCGCGTCGCCTATGCCACCACGCTCGGTTCGTATGCCGAGTACGCCATCGTCCCCGCCGCCAGTCTGGTGCCGGTTCCGGAGGGCATCGATCTGGCCGCAGCCGCAGCCCTGCTGCTCCAGGGGCTGACCGCGCACTACCTGACCCAGACGACGGTTCCGCTGCAGCCGGGGCAGACCGTGCTGGTGCATGCGGCGGCGGGCGGTGTGGGGCTGCTGCTCGTGCAGCTTGCCCGGCGGCGTGGCGCGCGCGTGCTGGCCACGGTCTCGACTGAGGCGAAAGCGGAGCTGGCGCGGAGCGCGGGCGCGGCCGAGGCAGTGCTGTACACGCGAGAGGATTTCCCGACGGCGGCGCGGCGTTTCACGGGCGGGCGGGGCTTGGACGTCGTCTACGACGGGGTGGGACGTTCTACCTTCGAGGGCAGCCTGGACTCGCTTCGGCCCCGCGGAATGCTGGTGCTGTACGGCCAGGCCAGTGGCGCCGTGCCGCCACTCGATCCGCTGCTGCTGGCGCGCAAGGGCTCCCTGTTCCTGACCCGGCCAGTGCTCGGGGATTACCTGCGCGACCGCGCCGAGTTGCTGGACCGCGCCCGCGACCTCTTCGGCTGGCTGGAAGCCGGCGAAGTACGCGTCCGCATCGACCGCGTGCTGCCGCTCGCTGAGGCGGCCGAAGCCCACCGGCTGCTCGAGGCGCGGAGCACGGCCGGGAAGCTGCTGCTCGAGTGCGTCGCGGCGCCATCGGTGGTGGCGGCCTGA
- a CDS encoding DUF885 domain-containing protein: MSEFGGLLEEFFAAWWRENPTHATAVGLHAHDGELERYDPASLAERVRLYREYLRLFQRVEPRNASEELDRELVVNQLRYQLEELDSLRTFARNPVLYLEAPLGSLYLMAVRDYAPAHERARRATERLFELGRVLEEARANLTEAAPILVQTAAEMARHGRDLLERLLPLSLGAALREEGAAFARWDSARTAAATALTSFADWLETELLPCAAGDFAIGRAGFEKKLRFAHGLEDSADALLAYGEALKRETEEALARVAREIDSRQHWRALTESLKDEHPRPQDLISAYASEVERARAFLLSRELVSIPGGESLEVTATPEHLRPLIPTAAYLMPAPHDPPQTGLFFVTPPPREVEGRVLREHSVYAIPVTALHEAYPGHHLQFIRAMDAETEPRRVFTTSVFAEGWALYCEEMMWEQGFYSDPRQRLLQLNGLLWRACRVVVDVGLHARGWLPEQGIEYLVREAGLERHSATIEVRRYCGEPTQPLSYAVGKREILRLREQARAQQGNAFRLRDFHDRLLGWGTIPPALIARGMGLG, translated from the coding sequence ATGAGCGAATTCGGCGGGCTGCTGGAGGAGTTCTTCGCCGCCTGGTGGCGCGAGAATCCGACGCACGCGACCGCCGTGGGGCTGCACGCGCACGACGGCGAGCTCGAGCGCTACGATCCCGCCTCGCTCGCGGAGCGAGTGCGCCTCTATCGGGAGTATCTGCGGCTCTTCCAGCGGGTCGAGCCCCGCAATGCGAGCGAGGAGCTGGATCGCGAGCTGGTGGTGAATCAGCTCCGCTATCAGCTCGAGGAGCTGGACTCGCTCCGCACCTTCGCGCGCAACCCGGTGCTCTACCTGGAGGCGCCGCTCGGCTCGCTCTACCTCATGGCGGTGCGCGACTACGCGCCTGCGCACGAGCGGGCGCGCCGCGCCACGGAGCGGCTGTTCGAGCTCGGCCGCGTGCTGGAGGAGGCGCGCGCCAACCTGACCGAGGCGGCGCCCATCCTGGTGCAGACGGCGGCGGAGATGGCGCGCCACGGCCGGGACCTGCTCGAACGCCTGCTGCCGCTCTCGCTGGGCGCCGCGCTGCGCGAGGAGGGCGCTGCCTTCGCGCGCTGGGACAGCGCCCGGACCGCGGCGGCCACGGCGCTGACCTCCTTCGCGGATTGGCTGGAGACGGAGCTGCTGCCGTGCGCTGCCGGCGACTTCGCGATCGGCCGCGCCGGATTCGAGAAGAAGCTGCGCTTCGCCCATGGGCTGGAAGACTCGGCCGACGCGCTGCTGGCTTACGGCGAGGCGCTGAAGCGGGAAACCGAGGAGGCGCTGGCCCGGGTCGCCCGTGAGATCGACTCGCGCCAGCACTGGCGCGCGCTGACCGAGTCGCTCAAGGACGAGCACCCGAGGCCGCAGGACCTGATCTCGGCCTATGCCTCGGAGGTCGAGCGGGCCCGCGCGTTCCTGCTGAGCCGCGAGCTGGTGAGCATACCGGGTGGGGAGTCGCTCGAGGTCACCGCCACGCCCGAGCACCTCCGGCCACTCATCCCGACCGCCGCCTACCTCATGCCCGCGCCCCACGACCCACCGCAGACGGGGCTCTTCTTCGTGACCCCGCCGCCGCGCGAGGTCGAGGGCCGCGTGCTGCGCGAGCATTCGGTCTACGCCATACCGGTCACGGCGCTGCACGAAGCCTATCCGGGGCACCACCTCCAGTTCATCCGCGCCATGGACGCGGAGACCGAGCCACGGCGCGTGTTCACCACTTCCGTCTTCGCCGAGGGCTGGGCGCTCTATTGCGAAGAGATGATGTGGGAGCAGGGATTCTACTCTGACCCTCGCCAGCGCCTGCTGCAGCTCAACGGGCTGCTCTGGCGCGCCTGCCGCGTGGTCGTAGACGTGGGACTGCACGCCCGCGGCTGGCTGCCCGAGCAAGGAATCGAGTACCTCGTGCGCGAGGCGGGACTCGAGCGCCACAGTGCCACCATCGAGGTGCGCCGCTACTGCGGCGAGCCGACACAGCCGCTCAGCTACGCCGTGGGCAAGCGCGAGATCCTGCGCTTGCGCGAGCAGGCCCGCGCGCAGCAGGGCAACGCCTTCCGCCTGCGCGACTTCCACGACCGGCTGCTGGGCTGGGGAACGATTCCGCCCGCGCTGATCGCCCGGGGCATGGGGCTGGGTTAG